A stretch of the Mesorhizobium sp. Pch-S genome encodes the following:
- a CDS encoding carbon-phosphorus lyase complex subunit PhnI, with product MYVAVKGGEAAIDNAHRLLADRRRGDRSVPALTLEQITEQLSIGVDRVMSEGSLYDRRLAALAIKQARGDLIEAIFLVRAYRTTLPRFGHSEPVDTGAMLVERRVSACYKDLPGGQLLGPTFDYTHRLLDEELEGDPQIETGALRGGAQEPVMRVADILGQEGLIEDDGFVDPALEPGDINQTPTEFPMSRAMRLQSLSRGDEGFLLALGYSTQRGYARSHPFVGEVRIGEVDVEVFMPELGFAVPVGRVQVTECQMVNQFKGSAKAPPQFTRGYGLVFGQSERKAMAMSLCDRALRAEELGEDLVAAPQDQEFVLSHCDNVQATGFVEHLKLPHYVDFQAELGLVRTMRSEYEQRTGEAVLETREAAE from the coding sequence ATGTATGTTGCAGTCAAGGGCGGCGAGGCCGCCATCGACAATGCCCACCGCCTGCTGGCCGATCGCCGTCGCGGCGACAGGTCGGTGCCGGCGCTGACGCTCGAGCAGATCACCGAACAGCTGAGCATCGGCGTCGACCGTGTCATGAGCGAAGGCTCGCTCTACGATCGCCGGCTGGCGGCGCTCGCCATCAAGCAGGCGCGCGGCGACCTGATCGAAGCGATCTTCCTGGTGCGCGCCTACCGCACCACGCTGCCCCGCTTCGGTCATAGCGAGCCCGTCGATACCGGCGCCATGCTGGTCGAGCGGCGCGTGTCCGCCTGCTACAAGGATCTGCCCGGCGGCCAGTTGCTCGGACCGACATTCGACTACACGCACCGCCTGCTCGATGAAGAACTCGAAGGCGATCCGCAGATCGAAACCGGAGCGCTGCGCGGTGGTGCCCAGGAACCGGTCATGCGCGTGGCCGACATCCTCGGACAGGAAGGCCTGATCGAGGACGACGGCTTCGTTGATCCGGCGCTTGAGCCCGGCGACATCAACCAGACGCCGACCGAATTTCCGATGTCGCGCGCCATGCGGCTGCAGTCGCTGTCGCGCGGCGACGAAGGGTTCCTGCTGGCGCTCGGCTATTCGACCCAGCGCGGCTATGCCCGCAGCCATCCCTTTGTCGGCGAGGTTCGCATCGGCGAGGTCGATGTCGAGGTGTTCATGCCGGAACTCGGCTTTGCCGTTCCGGTCGGCCGCGTCCAGGTGACAGAATGCCAGATGGTCAACCAGTTCAAGGGATCGGCCAAGGCGCCGCCACAGTTCACACGCGGCTACGGACTGGTCTTCGGCCAGTCCGAACGTAAGGCGATGGCGATGTCGCTGTGCGATCGTGCCTTGCGCGCGGAGGAATTGGGCGAGGATCTGGTCGCGGCGCCGCAGGACCAGGAGTTCGTGCTGTCGCATTGCGACAACGTCCAGGCCACCGGCTTCGTCGAACATCTGAAACTGCCGCACTACGTCGATTTCCAGGCCGAGCTCGGCCTGGTTCGCACCATGCGCTCCGAATACGAGCAGCGCACCGGCGAGGCGGTTCTTGAAACAAGGGAAGCCGCCGAATGA
- the phnH gene encoding phosphonate C-P lyase system protein PhnH, whose product MQNEATALEGGFSNPVLNAQSVFRAVMDAMAKPATIVEVDAVVKPPAPLGRAAGAVACALIDADTPFWLDASLAEHAALRAWLAFHTGAREMATCGDVAFALVGAPLTMPPLERFAQGTQEYPDRSATLMLQVPSLEGGMPLTFEGPGIRDRVTLAPRGLPQDFAAQWKANRKRFPRGVDLILTTGDAIACLPRSVRLVEMEG is encoded by the coding sequence ATGCAGAACGAAGCGACTGCCCTCGAGGGCGGGTTCTCCAATCCGGTCCTGAACGCCCAGTCCGTCTTTCGTGCCGTCATGGACGCGATGGCCAAGCCTGCGACGATCGTCGAGGTCGATGCGGTGGTGAAGCCACCGGCGCCGCTCGGTCGGGCCGCCGGCGCCGTGGCCTGTGCCCTGATCGATGCCGATACGCCGTTCTGGCTGGATGCCTCGCTGGCTGAACATGCCGCGCTGCGCGCCTGGCTTGCCTTCCATACCGGCGCCCGCGAGATGGCGACCTGCGGCGACGTTGCTTTCGCCCTGGTCGGCGCTCCGCTGACCATGCCGCCGCTGGAACGCTTTGCTCAAGGCACCCAGGAGTATCCCGACCGTTCCGCCACGCTGATGCTGCAGGTGCCCAGCCTGGAAGGTGGTATGCCGCTGACGTTCGAAGGTCCGGGCATCCGCGATCGTGTCACGCTGGCACCGCGCGGCCTGCCGCAGGATTTCGCCGCGCAATGGAAAGCCAACCGCAAGCGCTTCCCGCGCGGCGTCGACCTCATCCTCACCACGGGCGATGCCATCGCCTGCCTGCCGCGCTCAGTGCGCCTCGTCGAGATGGAGGGCTGA
- the phnG gene encoding phosphonate C-P lyase system protein PhnG: MNITADQTARRDRMAVLARCSGERLSALWATLGLQPRHTPLRGPEAGLVMLRGRVGGTGEPFNVGEATVTRASVKLEDGSVGHAMALGRDHAKARLSAVIDALCRNAETAARIDAELIQPIRRELDQADEARRQQTAATRVDFFTMVRGED, encoded by the coding sequence ATGAACATCACGGCGGATCAAACCGCGCGACGGGACCGGATGGCGGTCCTGGCGCGCTGCAGCGGCGAGCGGCTGAGCGCGTTGTGGGCGACGCTCGGGCTGCAGCCCAGGCACACCCCTCTGCGTGGCCCCGAGGCGGGCCTGGTGATGCTGCGCGGGCGGGTCGGCGGCACCGGTGAGCCGTTCAATGTCGGCGAGGCGACCGTCACCCGCGCCAGCGTCAAGCTGGAGGACGGTTCGGTCGGTCATGCCATGGCTCTCGGCCGCGATCATGCCAAGGCGCGGCTCTCGGCGGTTATCGACGCGCTCTGCCGCAATGCCGAGACCGCGGCGCGCATCGATGCCGAATTGATCCAGCCGATCCGGCGCGAGCTCGACCAGGCCGATGAGGCGCGCCGCCAGCAGACCGCAGCCACGCGCGTCGACTTCTTCACCATGGTGCGAGGAGAGGACTGA
- the phnF gene encoding phosphonate metabolism transcriptional regulator PhnF, translated as MSKSALHRGVGVALWRQIGDEIRRGIGAGLADQNGRLPAEAELATRFGVNRHTVRAAIAALVHEGVLRSEQGRGTYVRRQKRLTYPIGARTRFSAGLEGQARDRQIELLDQAREPASAAVAAALGLEVSEEVIRLEMRGLADGVPVSRSTAWFHAARFPEIARHFASTHSITQALALSGITDYRRASTTIEARHADDTDTRDLQLSPGAIVLVARGINIDSSDKPIQYSQTRFSADRVELTVSPD; from the coding sequence ATGTCGAAGTCGGCACTGCATCGAGGGGTCGGCGTCGCGTTGTGGCGGCAGATCGGCGACGAGATCCGGCGTGGCATCGGCGCCGGTCTTGCCGACCAGAACGGTCGCCTGCCGGCCGAGGCCGAGCTGGCAACACGCTTCGGCGTGAACCGGCATACGGTGCGCGCCGCGATCGCCGCCCTGGTCCATGAAGGCGTGCTTCGCAGCGAACAGGGACGCGGCACCTATGTGCGGCGCCAGAAGCGCCTCACCTATCCGATCGGCGCCAGGACCCGCTTCTCCGCCGGGCTCGAAGGCCAGGCGCGGGACCGTCAGATCGAACTGCTCGACCAGGCCCGTGAGCCTGCCAGTGCCGCGGTTGCCGCAGCACTGGGGCTTGAGGTCTCCGAAGAGGTGATCCGCCTCGAAATGCGCGGCCTCGCCGACGGCGTTCCTGTTTCACGTTCCACTGCCTGGTTTCATGCCGCACGTTTCCCCGAAATCGCGCGCCATTTCGCCAGCACTCATTCGATTACCCAGGCCCTCGCACTCTCTGGCATCACGGACTATCGCCGCGCCTCGACGACCATCGAAGCACGGCATGCTGATGATACCGACACGCGTGATCTTCAGCTTTCACCCGGCGCCATCGTGCTGGTCGCGCGTGGCATCAATATCGATAGCAGCGACAAGCCGATCCAGTATTCGCAGACGCGCTTCTCGGCGGATCGCGTCGAACTGACCGTCAGTCCCGACTAG
- a CDS encoding 2-hydroxyacid dehydrogenase: MKPHLLLVEPMMAEIEARLDAGYQVHRLFDAAQRDGIETARSDIRAVVTGGGTGLGNDWINRLPALGIIAVNGVGTDRIDLAYARQRNIHVTTTQGALTDEVADMGLALILAVLRRIVEGDRFVRSGRWQAGEPFPLGSSPRGKRLGILGLGQIGRALGTRAELFGMAVRYSNRTHYHDVAWPHFADAAALAADSDVLAVCVAATSDTRRVVDGAVLKALGPQGALINIARGSVVDEDALVAALRDGTIAAAGLDVFENEPAIRNDFLDLPNVVLMPHQASATVETRRTMGNMVLASLDAYFTGKRPENTVN; encoded by the coding sequence ATGAAACCGCATCTCCTGCTCGTTGAACCGATGATGGCCGAGATCGAAGCCAGGCTCGATGCCGGCTATCAGGTGCATCGCCTCTTCGACGCCGCGCAGCGTGACGGGATCGAAACAGCGCGCAGCGACATTCGTGCCGTCGTGACCGGCGGCGGCACCGGTCTTGGCAATGACTGGATCAACCGGCTGCCGGCCCTCGGCATCATTGCCGTCAACGGCGTTGGCACGGACAGGATCGATCTGGCTTACGCTCGCCAGCGCAACATTCACGTCACCACCACGCAGGGCGCTCTGACCGACGAAGTTGCCGACATGGGGCTGGCTCTGATCCTTGCCGTGCTGCGCCGGATCGTCGAAGGCGACCGGTTCGTGCGCAGCGGCCGCTGGCAGGCAGGCGAACCGTTTCCGCTCGGCTCCAGCCCGCGCGGCAAGCGGCTGGGCATCCTGGGGCTTGGCCAGATCGGCCGCGCGCTGGGCACCCGCGCCGAGCTCTTCGGCATGGCCGTGCGCTATTCGAACCGGACGCACTATCACGACGTCGCCTGGCCGCATTTTGCCGACGCGGCAGCGCTTGCCGCCGACAGCGATGTGCTCGCCGTCTGCGTCGCAGCGACATCCGACACGCGTCGCGTCGTCGATGGCGCTGTGCTCAAGGCGCTCGGCCCGCAAGGCGCGCTGATCAACATCGCGCGCGGCAGCGTCGTCGACGAGGACGCGCTGGTGGCAGCCCTGCGCGACGGCACGATCGCCGCGGCTGGCCTCGACGTGTTCGAGAACGAACCGGCCATCCGCAATGATTTCCTCGACCTGCCCAATGTCGTGCTGATGCCGCATCAGGCCAGCGCCACAGTCGAAACACGCCGCACCATGGGCAACATGGTGCTGGCCAGCCTCGACGCCTATTTCACCGGAAAGCGGCCCGAAAACACCGTGAACTGA
- a CDS encoding alpha/beta hydrolase has protein sequence MAIVRTNAIDLAYDSFGSEADETILLIAGLGTQMIRWTVPFCEELAARGYRVIRFDNRDAGCSTHFRDLAPPDFGALAATLMAGRRPDVPYTLGDMTADVVGLLDVLAIDRAHVVGRSLGGMIAQIVASEYPGRVLSLTSIMSSTGNPNLPQAAPDVMALMMRPAPDPASDETGFVAHSLAFARRIAGGGHLFDEEACRVLILEEIRRAYDPGGFGRQIAAIAVTGDRRSRLATITAPTLVIHGSEDPLIPPACGEDTAASIPNADFMLIDGMGHDLPPALYGTVIDAIDRTAGLASTH, from the coding sequence ATGGCTATTGTCAGAACCAATGCGATCGATCTGGCCTATGACAGCTTCGGCAGCGAGGCCGACGAAACGATCCTGTTGATCGCCGGGTTGGGCACGCAGATGATCCGTTGGACGGTTCCGTTCTGCGAAGAACTGGCAGCGCGAGGCTATCGCGTCATCCGCTTCGACAACCGCGACGCCGGATGTTCGACACATTTCCGCGACCTCGCTCCACCGGATTTCGGCGCCCTGGCCGCGACGCTCATGGCCGGACGGCGACCGGATGTTCCCTATACACTCGGCGACATGACTGCGGACGTGGTCGGATTGCTCGATGTGCTCGCCATCGACAGGGCTCATGTCGTCGGGCGGTCACTGGGTGGGATGATCGCGCAGATCGTTGCGAGCGAATATCCCGGGCGGGTGCTGTCCTTGACGTCGATCATGTCGAGCACCGGCAATCCGAACCTGCCCCAGGCGGCGCCCGACGTCATGGCGCTGATGATGCGCCCCGCGCCGGATCCGGCCTCGGACGAAACCGGCTTTGTCGCACACAGCCTTGCCTTCGCGCGTCGCATCGCCGGCGGCGGCCATCTGTTTGATGAAGAGGCCTGTCGCGTCCTGATACTGGAAGAAATCCGGCGCGCCTATGATCCGGGCGGCTTCGGTCGACAGATCGCCGCTATTGCCGTGACCGGTGACCGTCGTTCACGACTGGCGACGATCACCGCACCGACGCTCGTCATTCATGGAAGCGAGGATCCGCTCATCCCTCCGGCTTGCGGCGAAGACACCGCAGCATCCATTCCGAATGCGGATTTCATGCTGATCGACGGGATGGGACATGATCTGCCGCCCGCCTTGTATGGCACGGTTATCGATGCGATCGATCGGACGGCAGGACTGGCGTCAACGCACTGA
- a CDS encoding Tex family protein, with product MSGAEQAGKERIASVIAAEIAARPQQVSAAIALLDEGATVPFVARYRKEVTGGLDDTQLRQLAERLVYLRELDARRAAILESIGEQGKLTDELKLKIAAAATKAELEDIYLPYKPKRRTKAEIARERGLGPLAEAIMADRAAVPLQLAEGYITEEVPDTKAALEGVRDILSEQFAENADLVGKLRTYMQDRAFLRSRVVDGKQEAGAKFSDYFDHGERWATTPSHRALAMLRGRNEDVLSLAIEVDADDTSPVKPVERIIVQTLGIGNMLPGDKWLTEVAGWTWRVKLSLHLSLDLMRDLRERAEEEAIHVFARNLKDLLLAAPAGSRATMGLDPGIRTGVKVAVVDGTGKLKETATVYPFQPKNDVRGAQAELARLMRQHNVELIAIGNGTASRETEKLVADLLGDMPAPKPLKVIVSEAGASVYSASETAAAEFPGLDVSLRGAVSIARRLQDPLAELVKIEPKSIGVGQYQHDVDQYRLARSLDAVVEDAVNAVGVDLNTASAPLLARVSGLGASLAEAIVAHRDANGPFPSRQELLKVSRLGPRAFEQSAGFLRIPNGAEPLDASSVHPEAYGVAKKIVAACGRDLRALMGDRAMLQALDPRVFVDERFGLPTVRDIIAELEKPGRDPRPGFKTATFADGVDDIKDLKPGMLLEGTVTNVAAFGAFVDIGVHQDGLVHVSQLADRFVKDAHDVVKAGDIVKVRVVDVDIARKRIGLTMRRDGDGGSARPARQDGPRKPAMPQQGRGRPDKAPPSQGAFGAALAEAFKKR from the coding sequence ATGAGTGGCGCAGAACAGGCGGGCAAGGAACGGATCGCTTCCGTCATCGCGGCTGAAATCGCGGCCAGGCCGCAGCAGGTATCGGCGGCGATCGCCCTGCTCGACGAAGGCGCGACGGTTCCGTTCGTGGCGCGCTACCGCAAGGAAGTGACCGGCGGTCTCGACGACACGCAGCTGCGCCAGCTTGCCGAACGCCTCGTCTATCTGCGCGAGCTCGACGCACGGCGCGCTGCGATCCTGGAATCGATCGGCGAACAGGGCAAGCTGACGGACGAGCTGAAGCTCAAGATCGCCGCGGCAGCGACCAAGGCCGAGCTCGAAGACATCTATCTGCCCTACAAGCCGAAGCGGCGCACCAAGGCCGAGATCGCGCGCGAGCGCGGGCTCGGTCCGCTGGCAGAGGCGATCATGGCCGACCGCGCCGCAGTGCCGCTGCAACTGGCCGAAGGCTATATCACCGAAGAGGTGCCGGACACGAAGGCGGCGCTGGAGGGCGTGCGCGACATCCTTTCCGAACAGTTCGCCGAGAACGCCGACCTGGTCGGCAAGCTGCGCACCTATATGCAGGACCGTGCCTTCCTGCGCTCGCGTGTCGTCGACGGCAAGCAGGAGGCAGGCGCCAAGTTTTCCGACTATTTCGACCATGGCGAGCGCTGGGCGACGACGCCCAGCCACAGGGCGCTGGCGATGCTGCGCGGCCGCAACGAGGACGTGCTCTCGCTCGCCATCGAAGTCGACGCCGACGACACCTCGCCGGTGAAGCCGGTCGAGCGCATCATCGTGCAGACGCTGGGCATCGGCAACATGCTGCCGGGCGACAAATGGCTGACCGAGGTTGCCGGCTGGACCTGGCGGGTCAAGCTGTCGCTGCATCTGTCGCTCGACCTGATGCGCGACCTGCGCGAACGCGCTGAGGAAGAGGCGATCCACGTCTTTGCCCGCAACCTCAAGGACCTGCTGCTGGCTGCGCCCGCCGGCTCGCGTGCCACCATGGGGCTCGACCCGGGCATCCGCACCGGTGTGAAGGTGGCGGTGGTCGACGGCACCGGAAAGCTCAAGGAGACGGCAACGGTCTATCCATTCCAGCCGAAGAACGATGTGCGCGGCGCCCAGGCCGAACTCGCCCGGCTGATGCGCCAGCACAATGTCGAGCTCATCGCGATCGGCAACGGTACGGCGAGCCGCGAGACCGAGAAGCTGGTCGCCGACCTGCTTGGTGACATGCCGGCGCCTAAGCCGCTGAAGGTCATCGTCAGCGAGGCCGGCGCATCGGTCTATTCCGCCTCTGAAACCGCTGCCGCCGAATTCCCGGGCCTCGATGTTTCCCTGCGTGGCGCCGTTTCCATTGCCCGCCGGCTGCAGGACCCGCTGGCAGAACTCGTCAAGATCGAGCCGAAGTCGATCGGCGTCGGACAATACCAGCACGATGTCGACCAGTACCGGCTGGCGCGTTCGCTCGACGCGGTGGTGGAAGATGCGGTGAACGCCGTCGGTGTCGACCTCAACACCGCTTCCGCGCCGCTGCTGGCCCGCGTTTCAGGGCTCGGCGCTTCGCTGGCGGAAGCAATCGTTGCCCATCGCGATGCCAATGGGCCGTTCCCCAGCCGGCAAGAACTGCTCAAGGTGTCTCGCCTCGGGCCGCGCGCCTTCGAACAAAGCGCCGGCTTCCTGCGCATTCCGAACGGTGCCGAGCCGCTGGACGCGTCCTCGGTGCACCCGGAAGCCTATGGCGTCGCCAAGAAGATCGTTGCCGCCTGCGGGCGCGATCTGCGGGCGTTGATGGGCGACCGCGCCATGCTGCAGGCCCTGGACCCGCGCGTTTTCGTAGACGAGCGTTTCGGCCTGCCGACCGTGCGCGACATCATCGCCGAGCTGGAAAAGCCCGGCCGCGATCCGCGTCCGGGTTTCAAGACGGCGACCTTTGCCGACGGTGTCGACGACATCAAGGATCTGAAGCCGGGCATGCTGCTCGAAGGCACGGTCACCAATGTCGCCGCCTTTGGTGCCTTCGTCGACATCGGCGTGCACCAGGACGGCCTGGTCCATGTCTCGCAACTCGCCGACCGGTTCGTGAAGGACGCGCATGACGTGGTCAAGGCCGGCGACATCGTCAAGGTGCGTGTGGTCGATGTCGACATTGCCCGCAAGCGCATCGGCCTGACCATGCGGCGTGATGGCGATGGTGGTTCGGCCAGGCCGGCGCGTCAGGACGGTCCGAGAAAACCCGCCATGCCGCAGCAGGGCAGGGGCAGGCCGGACAAGGCGCCACCGTCGCAAGGGGCATTTGGCGCGGCGCTGGCCGAGGCGTTCAAGAAGCGGTGA
- a CDS encoding ABC transporter ATP-binding protein, with protein MNKTLLQVQHLTMEFGGLVAIGDLSFETRRGEITALIGPNGAGKTTVFNCITGFYKPTEGMIHFTGQDGSEFLLERMADFQITARAKVARTFQNIRLFPGLTVLENMLVAQHNKLMKASGFLVLGLFGFGSYRRASTESVELAQYWLEKAGLIDRADDPAGDLPYGAQRRLEIVRAMCTGPELLCLDEPAAGLNPKESLALNELLMDIRDTNGTSILLIEHDMSVVMQISDHIVVLEYGRKISDGDPAFVRSDPRVIAAYLGVDDEEVETVLTDVGDAKVIEQLDTDR; from the coding sequence ATGAACAAGACCCTTCTTCAGGTCCAGCACCTGACCATGGAGTTCGGTGGCCTGGTCGCCATCGGCGACCTGTCCTTCGAGACCAGGCGCGGCGAGATCACCGCGCTGATCGGTCCGAACGGAGCCGGCAAGACGACGGTGTTCAATTGCATCACCGGTTTCTACAAGCCGACCGAGGGCATGATCCATTTCACCGGCCAGGATGGCTCGGAGTTCCTGCTCGAACGCATGGCGGACTTCCAGATCACCGCCAGGGCCAAGGTGGCCCGCACCTTCCAGAACATCCGCCTGTTTCCTGGCCTCACGGTGCTGGAGAACATGCTGGTCGCCCAGCACAACAAGCTGATGAAGGCGTCGGGCTTCCTTGTCCTGGGCCTGTTCGGCTTCGGCAGCTATCGCCGCGCTTCCACGGAATCGGTGGAATTGGCGCAGTACTGGCTGGAAAAGGCCGGGCTCATCGACCGTGCCGACGACCCTGCCGGCGACCTGCCCTATGGCGCACAGCGCCGGCTGGAGATCGTGCGCGCCATGTGCACCGGCCCGGAATTGCTCTGCCTCGATGAGCCCGCCGCCGGTCTCAATCCGAAGGAATCACTGGCGCTCAACGAACTGCTGATGGATATCCGCGACACCAACGGCACATCGATCCTGCTGATCGAGCATGACATGTCGGTGGTGATGCAGATTTCCGACCACATCGTGGTGCTGGAGTATGGCCGCAAGATCTCCGATGGCGATCCGGCGTTCGTCCGCTCGGATCCCAGGGTCATCGCCGCCTACCTCGGCGTCGACGACGAAGAGGTCGAGACCGTGCTCACCGATGTCGGCGACGCCAAGGTCATCGAGCAGCTCGACACGGATCGCTAG